A region from the Simiduia sp. 21SJ11W-1 genome encodes:
- a CDS encoding STAS domain-containing protein, which translates to MNSDFSQSTNPANKAGSEASFGADATLHLAITGRFGLDVHQAFREAYRPYVGRARRCVIDLSECTGIDSAGMAQLLILRDLLGLAQAQFLLSGSNEDVTRLLGYANFDQLFTVIPR; encoded by the coding sequence TTGAACAGTGATTTTAGCCAGTCAACCAACCCCGCCAACAAGGCCGGCAGCGAGGCGAGTTTCGGTGCCGATGCAACGCTCCATTTGGCGATTACCGGCCGCTTCGGGTTGGATGTTCATCAAGCCTTCAGAGAGGCCTACCGGCCCTACGTGGGCCGCGCGCGCCGCTGCGTGATAGATCTTTCCGAGTGCACAGGCATAGACAGCGCCGGCATGGCCCAGCTGTTAATCCTGCGAGACCTGCTTGGCCTGGCGCAGGCGCAATTTTTATTAAGTGGCAGTAATGAAGACGTGACCCGATTGCTTGGATACGCCAATTTCGACCAGTTATTTACCGTAATCCCCCGTTAG
- a CDS encoding S41 family peptidase, producing the protein MKLSNRTLGRAFCNTRARAGRPLAYVIAALALSFTSAAFAAETTEDEPGQLPLEDLRTFTKVYDHIRQGYVENISDRELLEYAIKGMLAELDPHSAYLDANSFEDLQTNTTGEFGGLGIEVGMEDGFVKVIAPMDDTPASKAGIEAGDLIIKLGEKSVKGMSLTEAVKAMRGPKGSKIEVTIVREGEDKPRELTLVRDAIKVKSVRARRLSDDYGYVRIAQFQLGTGKDMIDAINKLQKEQPLQGIVLDLRNNPGGVLQASVEVVDAFVEEGLIVYTEGRYENSDNSYSATAGDITNGLPIVVLINDGSASASEIVAGALQDHQRAIILGTDSFGKGSVQTVIPISEERAIKLTTALYFTPSGRSIQAQGIVPDIHVERAKLTAIRPRSQYTEADLSGHINNANGGEESKAKQRAEAQKEHREMLERDNQLFEAVNLLKGYKLFGRPAVQPEKSDKATVISANGHTPDAP; encoded by the coding sequence ATGAAGTTATCCAATCGCACTCTGGGTCGCGCGTTTTGCAACACCCGGGCGCGCGCAGGCCGCCCCCTGGCATATGTTATTGCGGCCCTGGCCCTAAGTTTTACCAGTGCAGCCTTCGCCGCTGAAACAACAGAAGACGAGCCGGGCCAACTGCCACTGGAAGATTTGCGCACCTTTACCAAGGTGTACGATCACATTCGCCAGGGCTATGTTGAAAACATCAGCGACCGCGAACTGCTGGAATACGCCATTAAAGGCATGCTGGCCGAGCTAGACCCCCACTCGGCCTACCTGGATGCCAACTCTTTTGAAGATCTGCAAACCAATACCACCGGCGAATTTGGCGGCCTGGGCATTGAAGTGGGCATGGAAGACGGCTTCGTAAAAGTCATTGCCCCCATGGACGACACCCCCGCCTCCAAAGCCGGCATTGAAGCGGGCGACCTGATCATCAAACTGGGCGAAAAATCCGTTAAAGGCATGAGCCTCACCGAAGCGGTAAAAGCCATGCGCGGCCCGAAAGGCAGCAAGATTGAGGTCACCATCGTGCGCGAAGGCGAAGATAAGCCCCGCGAACTCACCCTGGTACGCGATGCCATTAAAGTGAAAAGCGTGCGCGCGCGCCGCTTGAGCGACGACTACGGCTATGTGCGCATTGCACAATTCCAGCTGGGCACCGGCAAAGACATGATCGATGCCATCAACAAGCTGCAAAAAGAGCAACCCCTGCAGGGCATAGTGCTGGATTTGCGCAACAACCCCGGCGGCGTGCTGCAAGCCTCGGTTGAGGTGGTAGATGCCTTTGTGGAAGAGGGCCTGATTGTGTACACCGAAGGCCGCTATGAAAATTCAGACAACAGCTACAGCGCCACGGCGGGCGACATCACCAACGGCCTGCCCATAGTGGTATTGATTAACGATGGCTCGGCCTCGGCCTCGGAAATTGTGGCCGGCGCCCTGCAAGATCACCAACGCGCCATTATTCTCGGCACCGACAGCTTCGGCAAAGGCTCGGTGCAAACGGTTATTCCCATCAGCGAAGAGCGCGCCATCAAGCTGACCACCGCACTGTATTTCACCCCCAGCGGCCGCTCCATTCAGGCCCAGGGCATAGTGCCCGACATTCACGTGGAGCGCGCCAAGCTCACGGCCATTCGCCCGCGTTCGCAATACACAGAGGCGGATTTATCGGGCCACATTAACAACGCCAACGGTGGCGAAGAGAGCAAAGCCAAACAGCGCGCCGAGGCCCAAAAAGAGCACCGCGAAATGCTGGAGCGCGACAACCAACTGTTTGAAGCGGTGAACCTGCTAAAGGGCTACAAACTGTTTGGCCGCCCCGCGGTGCAACCCGAAAAAAGCGACAAGGCCACGGTGATTAGCGCCAACGGCCACACCCCAGACGCGCCCTAA
- a CDS encoding divergent polysaccharide deacetylase family protein — protein MPHPGRARRATRVINRAWRVLAFGIWVAQAPALEAQATGAQPTSQTTAATRTLGKLAIIIDDIGYQRATADALIALPYPISFAVLPVAPHSQALAKNAWLRGRDVLLHIPMATVNHAKLDPGGLPADLPATHIQRRLHAHFDAFPQAQGMNNHMGSLLTSQPLAMQAVMLALAERGKYFVDSKTSSQSVAFSLARQQGITTAERDVFLDNDQSPAAIRQQLHQAIALAQAQGYALAIGHPYPNTLAVLEAELAKLDKQVELVPLYSFLRHLSHNQTEVRHTQSVNWRLKTPWKQESAR, from the coding sequence TTGCCCCACCCAGGCCGCGCACGGCGCGCCACCCGTGTGATCAACAGGGCGTGGCGTGTACTGGCTTTTGGCATTTGGGTCGCGCAGGCCCCGGCTTTAGAGGCTCAGGCCACCGGCGCGCAGCCCACTTCCCAAACCACCGCAGCCACGCGCACGTTAGGCAAGCTTGCCATTATCATCGACGACATAGGCTACCAGCGGGCCACGGCCGATGCGCTGATTGCCCTGCCCTACCCCATCAGCTTTGCAGTGCTTCCGGTGGCCCCACACTCGCAAGCACTTGCCAAGAACGCCTGGCTGCGCGGGCGCGATGTGCTGCTACACATTCCCATGGCCACGGTGAATCACGCCAAACTCGACCCGGGTGGCCTGCCCGCCGATTTACCGGCCACCCACATACAGCGCCGCCTGCACGCGCATTTTGATGCTTTCCCCCAGGCCCAGGGTATGAACAACCACATGGGCAGCCTGCTTACCAGCCAACCGCTGGCCATGCAGGCGGTGATGCTGGCACTGGCCGAGCGGGGCAAATATTTTGTAGACAGCAAAACCAGCAGCCAGAGCGTGGCCTTCAGCCTGGCCCGCCAACAGGGCATCACCACCGCCGAGCGCGATGTATTTTTGGATAACGATCAATCGCCCGCCGCCATCAGGCAACAACTGCACCAGGCCATTGCCCTTGCGCAAGCCCAGGGTTATGCGCTGGCCATTGGCCACCCCTACCCCAACACTTTGGCGGTGCTGGAAGCGGAGCTGGCAAAGCTGGACAAACAGGTAGAACTAGTACCCCTGTACTCATTTTTGAGACACCTGTCACACAATCAAACGGAAGTCCGTCACACCCAAAGCGTCAACTGGCGCCTAAAAACACCTTGGAAACAAGAGTCTGCGCGCTGA
- a CDS encoding DUF6316 family protein, translating into MSMQRTGEQGQVPSRHERFFKKDDYWYYNTREGVAIGPFDNLSEAREGASEFIEFIMGAGAPLIPTLERYGRHAA; encoded by the coding sequence ATGAGTATGCAAAGAACGGGTGAACAGGGACAGGTCCCCTCAAGGCATGAACGCTTTTTCAAGAAAGACGACTACTGGTACTACAATACCCGCGAGGGCGTGGCCATTGGTCCCTTCGACAACCTGAGCGAAGCCCGCGAAGGTGCCAGCGAATTCATTGAATTCATTATGGGCGCCGGCGCACCGCTGATCCCCACGCTCGAGCGCTACGGCCGCCACGCAGCCTAA
- a CDS encoding TonB-dependent receptor, producing MFSAFSTPAWGRTALFVAIASVSPFAAADGERSDLEEVVVTASPFAKTGDTLTQPASVLTGEALRRKAAATLGESLQQEPGISSASFGPGVGAPVIRGQSANRVKVMQDHLGTGDAASSSPDHANTVEPLLADRIEVLRGPATLRYGNNAIGGVVNVLDNRIPAAPIDGIEGAAEVRYQSVNEQQTGVGFIQGGNGQWAWHLNGVTSTGKDVRIPGEAHHHSVHEEEDEAEAEAEAHGLIENTDREAHSYSLGTAFHYDAGFIGLAVAQSGNNYGIPPGAHEHHEEDDHADHDEEHEHGEEFIRIDMEQTRYDLKGEHNLGDGWASKITYRLGYTDYEHAELEGHEVGTRFTNKAWEGRAELIHSAGDQHRGALGMQYQLRDYAAIGDEAFIPRSDIENLGAFTLQEYTSGQWVLELGLRAEHADIAPDGLKAQSFNTFSASGAAHWHLTDESHLTFGLARAERAPAVEELFANGPHLAEQNYILGNDDLSPETSNNLELAYHYEGPLHLQVNLFNNQIDNFIYKANTGAELEELPVYQFSQQDARFYGAEATLGLPFAQHWEISLTGDTVRAELDDGTDVPRITPARIGLALSYGDEHWNAELRTTQVSEQRHPGEGELAVDGYTRVDLSASRAFDVGAEQALLVFLRGNNLANAEIRNANSFLRAYAPEPGRSLELGLRFSF from the coding sequence ATGTTTTCTGCTTTTTCTACCCCCGCTTGGGGCCGTACCGCCTTGTTCGTTGCTATTGCCAGCGTTTCGCCCTTTGCCGCAGCCGATGGCGAACGCTCTGACCTTGAAGAGGTGGTGGTTACCGCATCGCCCTTTGCCAAAACCGGCGACACCCTAACCCAGCCTGCCTCGGTATTAACCGGCGAGGCCCTGCGCCGCAAAGCCGCGGCCACCTTGGGTGAAAGCCTGCAACAAGAGCCCGGCATCAGTTCTGCAAGCTTTGGCCCGGGCGTGGGGGCGCCTGTGATTCGCGGGCAAAGCGCCAACCGCGTGAAAGTGATGCAAGACCACCTGGGCACCGGCGATGCGGCAAGCTCCAGCCCCGATCACGCCAACACCGTTGAGCCCTTGCTGGCCGACCGCATTGAAGTGCTGCGCGGCCCTGCCACCCTGCGCTACGGCAACAACGCCATTGGCGGCGTGGTGAACGTGCTCGACAACCGCATTCCCGCCGCGCCCATTGATGGCATAGAAGGCGCGGCCGAAGTGCGTTACCAATCGGTAAACGAGCAGCAAACCGGGGTTGGCTTTATTCAAGGCGGCAATGGGCAGTGGGCGTGGCACTTAAACGGTGTGACCAGCACCGGCAAGGATGTACGCATTCCAGGCGAAGCCCACCATCACTCGGTGCACGAAGAAGAGGATGAAGCAGAGGCCGAAGCCGAAGCGCACGGGCTGATCGAAAATACCGATCGCGAAGCCCACAGCTACAGCCTGGGCACCGCCTTTCACTACGATGCAGGCTTCATTGGCCTGGCAGTTGCGCAATCTGGCAACAACTACGGCATTCCGCCCGGTGCTCACGAGCACCACGAGGAAGACGATCACGCCGACCATGACGAAGAGCACGAGCACGGCGAAGAATTTATTCGCATCGACATGGAACAAACCCGCTACGACCTCAAAGGCGAGCACAACCTGGGCGACGGCTGGGCCAGTAAAATTACCTACCGCCTGGGCTATACCGATTACGAACACGCCGAGCTGGAAGGCCACGAGGTGGGCACGCGCTTTACCAACAAAGCCTGGGAGGGCCGCGCCGAACTGATTCACAGCGCGGGCGACCAGCACCGCGGCGCATTGGGCATGCAATACCAGCTGCGCGATTACGCAGCCATTGGTGATGAAGCCTTCATACCGCGCTCGGATATCGAAAACCTGGGCGCCTTCACACTGCAGGAATACACCAGCGGCCAGTGGGTGCTGGAGCTGGGCCTGCGTGCCGAGCACGCAGACATCGCCCCCGATGGCCTCAAAGCCCAGAGCTTTAACACCTTTAGCGCCTCGGGTGCCGCGCACTGGCACCTCACCGATGAGAGCCACCTCACCTTCGGATTGGCCCGCGCAGAACGCGCCCCGGCCGTTGAAGAACTGTTTGCCAATGGCCCGCATCTGGCTGAGCAAAATTACATTCTGGGCAACGACGACCTCAGCCCTGAAACCAGTAACAACCTCGAGCTGGCCTACCACTACGAAGGTCCGCTGCACTTGCAGGTAAACCTGTTCAACAACCAGATCGACAACTTCATCTACAAAGCCAACACAGGCGCAGAGCTGGAGGAGTTGCCGGTATATCAGTTCAGCCAGCAAGACGCGCGCTTTTACGGTGCCGAGGCAACCTTGGGCCTGCCCTTTGCCCAGCACTGGGAAATCAGCCTCACCGGCGACACCGTGCGCGCCGAACTTGACGACGGCACCGATGTACCGCGCATAACCCCTGCCCGCATTGGCCTGGCGCTAAGCTACGGCGATGAGCACTGGAATGCCGAGCTGCGTACCACCCAGGTGAGCGAGCAACGCCACCCTGGCGAAGGCGAACTGGCGGTTGATGGTTACACCCGGGTAGATTTGAGTGCGAGCCGCGCCTTCGATGTAGGCGCCGAGCAAGCACTGCTGGTATTCCTGCGCGGCAACAACCTCGCCAATGCGGAGATTCGCAATGCCAACTCCTTCCTGCGCGCCTACGCGCCTGAGCCTGGGCGCTCGTTAGAGCTGGGGCTGCGCTTCTCCTTCTAG
- a CDS encoding glycosyltransferase family 4 protein: MNARSLAQAHVDIAQALPDLAADGKPALRICLLGYRSHPFVGGQGIYLHYLSKALLAFGHKVDVISGPPYPELVEGVGLIKMPSLDLFAVEEPLKALKWSHLKSYTDTYEWWAKITGGFAEPYTFGRRVAKYLKQHGHQYDLVHDNQCLAWGLLDIQKRGLPVVATVHHPITRDLELKLAAEQHWGMRLLIKRWHSFLAMQEKVVRKLKHVITVSEQSRSDIAACFKRPVSAIDLIHNGIDTDVFKPDPNANKTPFSLITTASADQPLKGLRYLLEAMHLLRPHYPGIQLTVIGKLNAGGETEQRLKALQLEDAVHFVSGISTQALVARYNQSQVAVVPSLYEGFGLPAGEAMACGLPLVATNGGAIPEVVGDAALSVPAGDARAIAEAVSQLFDKPAWRQMLATKARTRIEETFCWARVAAELTHYYRTQMLTTEAARAHR, from the coding sequence ATGAATGCACGCTCGCTTGCTCAGGCCCATGTAGATATTGCCCAGGCCCTGCCCGATTTGGCCGCAGACGGCAAACCCGCCCTGCGCATTTGCCTGCTCGGCTACCGCTCGCACCCGTTCGTGGGCGGCCAAGGCATTTACTTGCACTACCTCAGCAAGGCGCTGTTGGCCTTTGGCCACAAGGTGGATGTGATCTCGGGCCCGCCCTACCCAGAACTGGTGGAAGGCGTGGGGCTAATTAAAATGCCGAGCCTTGATTTATTCGCCGTAGAAGAGCCCCTTAAGGCCCTTAAATGGTCGCACCTGAAAAGCTATACCGATACCTACGAGTGGTGGGCCAAAATCACCGGCGGCTTTGCCGAGCCCTACACTTTCGGGCGCCGGGTGGCCAAATACTTAAAGCAACACGGCCACCAGTACGACCTGGTGCACGACAACCAGTGCCTGGCCTGGGGGCTTTTGGATATTCAAAAACGCGGCCTGCCGGTGGTGGCCACAGTGCACCACCCCATCACCCGCGACCTGGAGCTCAAGCTTGCCGCCGAACAGCACTGGGGCATGCGGCTGCTCATTAAACGCTGGCATTCGTTTCTCGCCATGCAAGAAAAAGTGGTGCGCAAACTTAAACACGTGATTACCGTCTCTGAGCAATCGCGTAGCGATATCGCCGCCTGCTTTAAGCGCCCGGTATCTGCCATTGATTTGATTCACAACGGCATAGACACAGACGTATTCAAGCCAGACCCAAACGCCAACAAAACACCCTTTAGCCTGATTACCACCGCCTCCGCCGATCAGCCCCTTAAAGGCCTGCGCTATCTGCTGGAGGCCATGCACCTGTTGCGCCCGCACTACCCCGGCATCCAGCTTACGGTAATCGGTAAATTAAACGCCGGCGGCGAAACCGAGCAGCGGCTAAAAGCCTTGCAGCTGGAAGACGCCGTGCATTTTGTATCGGGCATCAGCACGCAGGCGTTGGTGGCGCGTTACAACCAAAGCCAGGTGGCTGTCGTGCCATCACTCTATGAAGGTTTCGGCTTGCCCGCCGGCGAAGCCATGGCCTGCGGCCTGCCGTTAGTGGCCACCAATGGCGGCGCCATTCCCGAAGTGGTGGGCGATGCCGCCCTCAGCGTACCGGCGGGCGACGCCCGGGCCATTGCCGAGGCAGTATCGCAATTATTTGACAAGCCCGCCTGGCGCCAGATGTTGGCCACCAAAGCGCGCACGCGCATTGAAGAAACTTTCTGCTGGGCGCGGGTAGCGGCAGAACTCACCCACTACTACCGCACCCAAATGCTCACAACGGAGGCCGCCCGTGCTCACCGTTGA
- a CDS encoding class I SAM-dependent methyltransferase, with the protein MLTVDFTHFPLARGDKLLDLGCGEGRHAINAYIAGDVDVYGVDLSLKDLAASRERFTPFNTGSKHKSFHLQCANALALPFADHSFDKIICSEVLEHLPDYQGALREIQRVLKPGGLLAISVPRAWPERICWHYSSAYHQVEGGHVRIFNAAQLNQEVQQHGFIRYKKHWAHALHSPFWWLKCMLWDTQDSSRLIAWYHKLLVWDLMQKPWLTRTLEKLLNPLMGKSVVMYYRTEESQ; encoded by the coding sequence GTGCTCACCGTTGATTTTACCCACTTCCCCCTGGCCCGCGGCGACAAACTATTGGATTTAGGTTGCGGCGAGGGCCGCCACGCCATCAATGCCTACATCGCAGGCGATGTGGATGTCTACGGTGTGGATTTATCGCTAAAAGATTTGGCCGCCAGCCGCGAACGCTTTACGCCTTTTAACACCGGCTCCAAGCACAAAAGCTTTCACCTGCAATGCGCCAATGCACTCGCACTGCCCTTTGCCGATCACAGCTTTGATAAAATTATTTGCTCGGAAGTGTTAGAGCACCTGCCCGACTATCAGGGCGCGCTCCGTGAAATTCAACGCGTGTTAAAGCCCGGCGGCCTGCTGGCCATCAGCGTGCCAAGGGCCTGGCCCGAGAGAATTTGCTGGCACTACTCCAGCGCCTACCACCAGGTGGAAGGCGGCCATGTGCGCATATTTAACGCAGCCCAGCTCAATCAGGAAGTGCAGCAGCACGGCTTTATACGCTACAAAAAACACTGGGCCCACGCCTTGCACTCACCTTTTTGGTGGCTGAAATGCATGCTCTGGGACACCCAGGATTCATCGCGCCTTATTGCCTGGTACCACAAGTTACTGGTGTGGGATTTAATGCAAAAGCCCTGGCTTACGCGCACGCTCGAAAAACTTTTAAACCCCCTGATGGGGAAAAGTGTGGTGATGTACTACCGCACCGAGGAATCACAGTGA
- a CDS encoding murein hydrolase activator EnvC: protein MAAYKTGNPSQLQLLLSQSQPDTVSRMAYYNALLLADRQTAINSYQATLAELDQIAPAIERQTEKLSQTQAQLNSRYQQLKSRKAERQRTLAKLDASIASKDVRLQKSHAERAHLEKILGEISRQLSDTALALPGQAFTARKGQMGWPTKGHMKARFGSNRAGNSLRWQGVLIGAPEGRDVKAIHQGRVVFSEYMRGQGMLIIVDHGDNYLSLYAHNQVLFKETGDWVAAGEVIAEVGTSGGQQDPSLYFEIRHAGKPVDPAHWCRG, encoded by the coding sequence GTGGCCGCCTACAAAACCGGCAACCCCTCACAGCTGCAGTTGCTGTTGAGCCAAAGCCAGCCAGATACCGTCTCGCGCATGGCGTATTACAACGCCCTGCTGCTGGCAGACCGGCAAACGGCCATCAACAGCTACCAGGCCACCCTGGCCGAGCTCGACCAAATCGCACCCGCCATTGAGCGCCAAACCGAAAAACTCAGCCAAACCCAAGCCCAGCTCAACAGCCGCTACCAGCAGCTCAAAAGCCGCAAGGCCGAGCGCCAGCGCACCCTGGCAAAACTCGATGCCAGTATTGCCAGCAAGGATGTCCGGCTACAGAAATCCCACGCCGAGCGCGCCCATCTGGAAAAGATTCTGGGCGAGATTTCCCGCCAGCTGAGCGATACCGCCCTGGCCCTGCCAGGCCAGGCCTTTACCGCGCGCAAGGGCCAGATGGGTTGGCCCACCAAGGGCCATATGAAAGCCCGCTTTGGCAGCAACCGCGCTGGCAACAGCTTGCGCTGGCAAGGGGTGCTGATTGGCGCCCCCGAAGGCCGCGACGTGAAAGCCATTCACCAGGGTCGGGTGGTATTTTCCGAGTACATGCGCGGCCAAGGCATGCTGATTATTGTGGATCATGGCGATAACTACCTGAGCCTGTACGCCCACAACCAAGTGCTCTTCAAGGAAACCGGCGATTGGGTGGCCGCCGGCGAGGTAATTGCCGAAGTGGGCACCAGCGGCGGCCAGCAAGATCCAAGCCTGTACTTTGAAATCCGCCACGCCGGCAAGCCCGTTGATCCGGCACACTGGTGCCGCGGTTAG
- the hisH gene encoding imidazole glycerol phosphate synthase subunit HisH codes for MSQTIAVIDYGMGNLHSVSSALQHVAPDAEVRVTADPAAVAAADRVVFPGVGAIRDCMAEIRRLGFDALVREQVASGKPVLGVCVGMQALMSHSEENGGVDCIGILPGQVRFFGHDLHEPGSQTRLKVPHMGWNQVAQVDHPLWAGIDDMSRFYFVHSYYVRAELAHQVVGRCHYGVDCDVALAAGNLFAVQFHPEKSHTPGLQLLRNFVGWNGQP; via the coding sequence ATGAGCCAGACCATTGCAGTGATTGATTACGGCATGGGCAACCTGCACTCGGTGTCCAGTGCCTTGCAGCATGTAGCCCCCGATGCCGAGGTGCGGGTTACCGCAGATCCGGCGGCGGTGGCCGCGGCAGATCGCGTGGTGTTCCCGGGTGTGGGTGCCATTCGCGATTGCATGGCCGAAATTCGCCGCCTGGGGTTCGATGCGCTGGTGCGCGAACAGGTGGCCAGCGGCAAGCCCGTGCTGGGCGTATGTGTGGGCATGCAGGCGCTCATGAGCCACAGTGAAGAAAACGGCGGGGTAGATTGCATCGGCATTCTGCCAGGCCAAGTGCGCTTTTTCGGCCATGACTTGCACGAGCCGGGCAGCCAAACCCGCTTGAAGGTGCCGCACATGGGCTGGAATCAGGTGGCCCAGGTAGATCACCCCCTGTGGGCCGGCATCGACGATATGAGCCGGTTTTATTTTGTGCATTCTTATTACGTGCGCGCGGAACTTGCCCATCAGGTGGTGGGGCGTTGCCACTACGGTGTGGATTGCGATGTGGCACTGGCCGCCGGCAATTTATTCGCCGTGCAATTTCACCCGGAAAAAAGCCACACGCCCGGCCTGCAGTTGCTGCGCAATTTTGTGGGCTGGAATGGTCAGCCCTAG
- the hisB gene encoding imidazoleglycerol-phosphate dehydratase HisB — MERTAKVSRDTLETQITVALNLDGSGRGKFATGVPFLEHMMDQIARHGMIDLDITCKGDTHIDDHHSVEDIGITLGQAIAKAVGDKKGIRRYGHAYVPLDEALSRVVIDFSGRPGLIMEVPFTQKRIGQFDTELFWEFFQGFVNHAQVTLHIDTLRGFNAHHQIETVFKAFGRALRMALEEDPRMAGQMPSTKGTL; from the coding sequence GTGGAGCGCACCGCTAAAGTCAGCCGCGATACGCTGGAAACACAAATCACAGTCGCGTTAAATCTTGATGGTTCAGGCAGGGGCAAATTTGCCACTGGCGTGCCCTTCCTTGAGCACATGATGGATCAGATCGCCCGCCACGGGATGATCGATCTCGACATCACCTGCAAAGGCGATACCCACATTGATGATCACCACTCGGTGGAAGACATCGGCATCACCCTGGGCCAGGCCATTGCCAAGGCCGTGGGCGATAAAAAGGGCATTCGCCGCTATGGCCACGCCTATGTGCCCCTCGATGAAGCCCTTTCGCGGGTAGTGATCGACTTCTCCGGCCGCCCGGGTTTGATCATGGAGGTGCCTTTTACCCAAAAGCGCATTGGCCAGTTTGATACCGAGCTGTTTTGGGAGTTCTTCCAGGGCTTTGTTAACCACGCCCAGGTGACCTTGCACATAGACACGCTGCGCGGCTTTAACGCGCACCATCAAATTGAAACCGTGTTCAAGGCCTTTGGGCGCGCGTTGCGCATGGCGCTGGAAGAAGATCCACGCATGGCAGGCCAAATGCCTTCCACCAAGGGCACGCTCTAG
- the hisF gene encoding imidazole glycerol phosphate synthase subunit HisF, with product MALAKRIIPCLDVENGRVVKGVKFLDIRDAGDPVEVARRYNEAGADEITFLDITASHEERDTTVHTVEAIASDVFIPLTVGGGIRKVEDIRRMLNAGADKVSINSAAVFNPDFVKQASDRFGAQCIVVAIDAKQVSLAGEAPRWEIFTHGGRKPTGLDAVEWAARMAEYGAGEILLTSMDQDGVKSGYDLGVTRAISDAVHIPVIASGGVGNLQHLAEGVLEGGADAVLAASIFHFGEYTVAEAKAYMAAQGIEMRL from the coding sequence ATGGCACTGGCCAAGCGTATTATTCCCTGCCTGGATGTAGAAAATGGCCGGGTTGTGAAGGGCGTAAAGTTTCTTGATATTCGCGATGCCGGAGACCCGGTAGAAGTGGCGCGCCGCTACAACGAGGCCGGCGCCGATGAAATTACCTTCCTGGATATCACCGCCAGTCACGAAGAGCGCGACACCACCGTACACACAGTAGAGGCCATTGCCTCTGATGTGTTTATACCCCTGACAGTGGGTGGGGGTATTCGCAAAGTTGAAGACATCCGCCGTATGCTCAATGCCGGTGCCGATAAAGTCTCTATCAATTCCGCCGCGGTGTTTAACCCGGATTTCGTCAAGCAGGCCTCAGACAGATTCGGTGCCCAGTGCATTGTGGTGGCCATTGATGCCAAGCAGGTATCCCTTGCGGGCGAGGCCCCGCGCTGGGAAATCTTTACCCACGGTGGCCGCAAGCCCACGGGGCTGGACGCCGTAGAATGGGCCGCGCGCATGGCCGAATACGGTGCTGGTGAAATCCTGTTGACCAGCATGGATCAAGACGGCGTAAAAAGCGGCTACGATCTGGGAGTGACGCGCGCCATCAGCGACGCCGTGCACATTCCCGTGATCGCCTCAGGTGGCGTGGGCAACTTGCAGCATTTGGCAGAGGGCGTGCTTGAAGGCGGCGCCGATGCAGTGCTGGCCGCCAGTATTTTCCACTTTGGTGAATACACTGTGGCCGAGGCCAAGGCCTATATGGCCGCCCAGGGCATTGAAATGCGTTTGTAA
- the hisA gene encoding 1-(5-phosphoribosyl)-5-[(5-phosphoribosylamino)methylideneamino]imidazole-4-carboxamide isomerase has product MLIIPAIDLKDGQCVRLRQGLMDDSTVFSDDPVAMAAQWVEQGCRRLHLVDLNGAFEGKPVNGEVVTAIAKAYPGLPIQIGGGIRSAEIIEAYLAAGVSHVIIGTKAVKEPKFVTEMCKAFPGHIIVGLDAKDGLVATDGWAEVSNVKATELAKRFEADGVDSIVYTDIARDGMMQGVNVEQTLAMAKASSIPVIASGGITNMDDIRALKAVADQGICGAITGRAIYEGSLNMAEAQQFCDA; this is encoded by the coding sequence ATGCTAATTATTCCCGCCATCGACCTCAAAGACGGCCAATGCGTGCGCTTGCGCCAGGGCTTGATGGATGATTCAACCGTATTCTCCGATGACCCGGTGGCCATGGCTGCGCAGTGGGTTGAGCAGGGTTGCCGGCGTTTGCACCTGGTAGATCTAAACGGCGCCTTCGAGGGCAAACCGGTTAACGGCGAGGTGGTTACCGCCATTGCCAAGGCCTACCCGGGCCTGCCCATTCAAATTGGCGGCGGCATTCGCAGTGCTGAAATCATTGAGGCCTACCTTGCGGCAGGTGTTAGCCATGTGATCATCGGCACCAAGGCCGTGAAAGAGCCCAAGTTTGTGACCGAGATGTGCAAGGCCTTTCCGGGCCACATCATCGTGGGGCTGGATGCCAAAGATGGCCTGGTGGCCACCGATGGTTGGGCGGAGGTTTCCAATGTGAAAGCCACCGAGCTTGCCAAGCGCTTTGAGGCCGACGGGGTGGATTCCATCGTCTATACCGACATCGCCCGCGACGGCATGATGCAAGGTGTAAACGTAGAGCAAACCCTGGCCATGGCAAAGGCCTCGTCTATTCCGGTGATTGCCTCAGGCGGCATCACCAATATGGACGACATTCGCGCGCTCAAGGCGGTGGCCGACCAGGGCATTTGTGGCGCCATTACCGGCCGCGCCATTTACGAGGGTAGCCTCAACATGGCCGAAGCCCAGCAGTTTTGCGACGCCTAA